Part of the Tenacibaculum sp. SZ-18 genome, AATTCAGCATGTAAACTAACATAATTTTTTAAATCCGTTTTACTTAATCCTTCATAATATACATAACTCGTCTCAATCGTGTCTCCAGGTTCAACCCCTGGTATTGGATACTTTATTTCTCCAAATTTTTTCTTCTTATTGTCTCGTTTAAAAACTAAACTAGAATCTAAATTAACTATTGATCCATCTGCTTTTAGGGTACGTACCTTAATTTTCTCTAAATGATTACTTTCAAAATCAGTTAAATTCAAAAAGGCATAATTTTCCACTCCTTTAGAAGTATTTATGACTAACTTATTACTGATAGATACATATCTTTTAAAACCTCCCCAATTTCTAGCATATGTTACATCTGTGTATGAATATGAATAATAACCATCTGCTTTTTTACAAATTGTTAAAAAAGGATCATTGTTATTTACTATAGAATTGAAACTAAAAAACAATAAGCATGTACTTATTAATAACAAGCTAACTTTTCTGTTTTTCAAGGATAATAGGTTCATTGATTATTTTTTTAAATGATTTTAAAATCTCATTTGTTTTATTGACATTTTCTTCTTCTAAGTATATATGATTCAAAACAAAATCATAATTGCATTCAATTTCTTGATTTGAAATTAGTTTTATAGTAACTTTTAAAGAGACTCCATCTTCTTCATAATTATGGACTATAGGTTTAAAATTGAGTACAGGTTCATTCAAACTTATATTAGCTCGCACAACTTTATGAAAAGGGTTTCCTGAGTTTATACCTTCTATAAATGAATCTCGACTTTCTGTCTCAATTATCTTAGGTAAAAAATCAATAAATAAGTATTTACTTTTATCATCATCGAAAGTTTTACTACTTACTGAAATTTCCCCTTTATAGGCCAGTTTATCAGAGTCTTTAAGTAATTCTAACTTTGAAATTGATTGGTTTCTAAAAATCTCTTCATAAAACACTTTCTCATATTCAGTTCGCTCTTTTATACTTTTATTCTTAAATCGATATTTTAAGAAATTACTAGAAATCCCTTCATATGAAACCTTAAAATCTCCCTCAACATCTGTTGCATTAACTTTTAAATTTAATTGGTAGAGAATTTTGTTTTGTTCTGGAGTAAAACTCTTCACCTTGTAATACTTTCCTCCATTATCGTTTACAATGAATATTGTGCGATCTTGCAAACTTTCAACAGGAGTTCTTTCTCTATGTATAGGATCAGTAGGATCTAATAAAATAATTTCATTATTAATATATGCCGTAGTAATAACATGATTTGCAGAGCTAAGTGAAGGGAAATTACAATCAGAAATATGATCAAAAGTTGCAGCCAATGCAATATCACTTTTAATTCCTTTATAATTTAATGCTTCTGATAAAAAATTAGAAAGATCTTTACAATCTCCTTCTTTGTTATTGTAAACTGTATTTGCATGAGTAGGAATAAATGCCCCCATCCCAACTTCTATTGCTACATACTTAAAATTATTTCTCACATAATTATATAATACATTTACGATTTCAGATGGACTATTAATATTACTGGTTAAAGCATCTATTTTCTTCTTTACTTCAAAGTTTAATCCTTTTTTTAAAGAAACTTCTCCTTTGTACCAATCATTTATGTAATTAGCAGGTCGATTTTTATACGAGTTAGGAGTAACAATAATTCGCATTAAAGGTGTCTTCTTATTTTTATATACTCCAAAAAGCTGGAATGGATCGGGCTCTACTTTTTGGGGAGATACTTTTATATTCCAAATTGAATTTAAATCAGTTTTAGTAGAATCTATTTTATAGTACGATAAAGATTCTTTGAAGATCGTATTATGAACTAAATTGAATTTTTTCGGAACTTCAATTCTATAATTAATTGTATCTGTCTTGTTATGAGAAAAAAATGCTAAACTTGAGAAATACATTAATTCCTTGCAAGAAGAAGAATATGATAGTTTTATTTCCTTTTCTGGAGGAATTAAAACATACTTAACTTTTGTACTTGTTATAAAATCTAACTTGGCATCTTCTTCATATGTTTTGACTTTGGTTATCGGTTTCTCCCGCCTCTTTTTCTTATTAAAAAGTTTAACATTTGAAATATTTTCCAACTCACCATCATAAAAAATAGGATAAAAATAAGGCTCTTTACTCTCTTTGAAAATAACTGAAACATTTCTTACAAAGGAAGAATCTTCTTTGACTTCAATTATTTCCGACATGTTTTTTATGTGAATATCTTGACTATATAATATTGAATTACAGAAAAGTAAATAGAGAACATTTCCAATAAGTAGTATCTTTTTCATTTTGCATATTTTTTAATAGTAAACAACTAAACTAATTGTTTCTAATTAAAGAATTAGCGACAAAGTTACTTAAAATGAAGTAATTCAAATTAGCAATCCTTATTTACCTAAGTAGAAAAATTACTCTATAATATGTTACTCCTAATAAAAATACTATCCCACTCCATAAAATAACTGAATATTTCTATCCTCAAAAAATCATTTATTTCTCCTTCAAGTTGACGTCAAGTTACTTCATCAATAAATCCATTTGCTTGCAAAGCGAACCATTTTTTATCATATAATTGGACTAGTATCTACTCTTAAAGGCTCATATCTCTTATTAAAATAGTTGACTCCTAAGGTTAGATAATGATTAAAATGAAATTGATAAGATCCTAAAATCTCTGTGGAAATATTGTTACACAAATAATTTACAGATTGATTATTGAAAAACAAAGATGCTACACTTTTTCAATTTTGATGTGTAAATGCTACACCTAATTTTCTAGTAAATAAGTTTAAAGATCGAACATTATACGAATATATACTGTAGCCGTTATTCCCATAAAATCCTTTAATCGCAATATTTATAAATAAAAAGTTGTACTTGTAAACTCTAATTTTATATGCAAACGGACTGCTGGTTATCGTCCAAAAAGTAAGTTCAGGTATAATAGTAAAGTTGTCTTACATGTTCTAGAAATAAAGTTATCATTTTCATCTACTATGACCTAAGAATAAATAACTTCTTCTATTGAGTTGCTTTAACTACAAAAATGTTTTGATGAAGTTGATACAGTTTTATCTCAAGTTAGATTATTGATATATTGTGTTTGGACTTATTTATGTTTTAACCGAATCGGATTCGATTTATGTATTTTTCTATTAGTTAAAAAGATAATAATTTCCAAAGCTTCATAATTTTAATCTCTCACGAAGCTGGATAATTTATTACCAAGAATATTGTTCAACAGCAACTATTTTAAACTGTAATAAGCTAAACTATTTGGATTAATATTTACATCTTTAATTTTACAATATTGCAATTTTGTGCTTACTGAAATCGGATAATAACACACATAAACCAAAATGTTATTTTGTTTATCATTTACCTTAAAAACAATGACTTAATCTAGAATTTTCTATCAGAATGAAAATCAAAATAATCATTCAAATTTTCAGTAGATAAAAATCTTTTTTTATTGTAAGTACAAGAAGAAAATTAAACGATACATATGAGTAGAACTAATTTTATTGCGCATATAATATCTGAATTAACTTTTCTACAGGTTTATTCTGAGGAGTGAACCTATTATTATTAGTTCCACCTGACTTTTCATGATTGTGAAACCATTTCCATAAAAACCCACCAGCAAACCAATCCTCTTTCCAAAACTGATTATAAATTGCTTGGGTTGCATTACTTTGAGCATGTAAATCCACTTCACCTTCAATTCTATCCGATTTCCAAGGCTCTTTTCCAGTATAATGTATACTTCTGTAACCAAATTCTGTAAACAAAATTGGTTTATTAAACTTCTTTTGTAAATTGACAATTACGGTTTTATGTGAATTCCATCCAGCTTCAAACTCTTCCACAGTTGGGGATTTTTTATCACTTAATGGGAAATAAGCATCTACTCCTATATAATCCAATTCAGACCAGAACGGAACTCTTTTAAACTCATCCCAATTTGCCGCATAGGTTAACTTACCCGAATACACCATTTTAACCTCTCGAATCAATTTTGTCCAATATAAAGGTCTGTTTATTACAAACTTTTCTAATTCAGTACCAATACAAAAGATTTCGGCATTTATCTCTTCAGCCACTTTCGCATATTCTAAAATGAATTTCGAATATGTCTCTTCCAACTGTTTCCATTTTTCTTCGGATTTCATTTCTATGAAACCAGTAAATTCACCTCTTGAAACCCAAATTTGAGGTTTCAACATAATCTTTATTTGTTCTTTTTTAAAAGCTGATGCATATTGATGAATCCCTTCTTTCTTTTCTCCAAACCATTGCCACTTAGAATTGTACCGAATATTTGGTGACGATACATCTTTTATAAAACCGAAAGGCATCAGTGAAACATAATTCGCTGATGACTTTTTAACGGGTTGTACATGTTTATCATTGATGGCTTCCGAAGAGGATACAAAACTTAATCCGTTTATTTTTTCCTTCTGACTATTACAAGAAAGGAAAAATGTAACACCTACAACCAAGAAATATAGGTTTATCTTCATACCCTAAAAATAACGATTACAATCATTTTTTTTATTAAACTAGTCTTAAAATAATGCTCTTAGTGAAATACTGTATGTTTCTTCTAAACTTTGAAAATTATATCCTTAATCAATATTTACTAGAATATTTCAATACTTAAAACATGGGTAAATTAATGTTCTCCATCTAATTATAACACTGTATTATTTTGTTTAGCCTCTTCAAAATTCTAAGAGTATATTGTCGTTACTTGAGAAGTAGCTCTTAAAATCCATTGTCACTACTAAGGAAGTATTATTTGCAAAATTTTTACCATCATCAAAATTACACGTAGTATGTAACACTTTAAGTAATTGTTCTTTCCTCTAGCAAATTAAGTATTTATTATTATTTAAAATTATTCTAAATTTAAAACAATCGTAAATTCTTATCTTATGAATCGACTCAAGCAAAAGCAATTCTCTAAAACATGGAACATATCGTCATTATTGGTAACGGAGTTTCTGGTGTAACAGCTGCCCGCCATATCCGTAAACTGTCCGACAAAAAAATTACCATTATTTCTTCTGAAACCTCGCATTTCTTTTCAAGAACAGCCCTAATGTATATTTACATGGGTCATATGAAATTTGAAAATACAAAACCTTATGAAGACTGGTTCTGGAGTAAAAATAGAATAGAACTAAAACAAGCAAGAGTTGCTAGTATTGATACTAAAAATAAAAATCTTAACCTTGAGAACAGTGAATCTTTTTCTTATGATAAATTAATTATTGCTGCCGGTTCTAAACCAAATAAATTTGGCTGGTCAGGACAAGATTTAAATGGTGTTATGGGCATGTATCATAAACAGGATTTAGAAAGCCTAGAAAAGTATGCACCGAATAATAAAGTATGTAAACGAGCTGTAATTGTTGGCGGCGGTTTGATTGGAATTGAATTAGCTGAAATGCTCCACAGTAGAAATATACCTGTTACATTTTTAGTTAGAGAAAAGAGTTTCTGGAACGGTGTTCTACCAGATCAAGAATCAGAAATGATAAATCAGGAGATTATTGATAATCATATAGATCTAAGATTGGGAGTAAATCTAAAAGAGATTAAATCCGATGAAAAAGGACAAGTTAAATCTATTGTAATTGCTGAAACAGGAGAAGAAATTGAATGTAATGTCGTTGGTTTAACCGCTGGCGTTTCCCCAAATATAAAATTTGTAAAAAGTTCTGAAATTGAATCAAATCGTGGTGTACTAGTAAATCGTTCTTTGGAAACAAATATTAAAGATGTTTACGCAATTGGTGACTGCGCAGAACAAAGAGAAGCTATCGGACAAAGAAGACCAATTGAAGCTGTTTGGTATACAGGAAGAATGATGGGCGAAACTGTTGCTCAAACCATTTGTGGAAATCCTACTGAATACAGACCAGGACATTGGTTTAACTCTGCTAAATTTATTGATATTGAATACCAAACTTATGGTTGGGTTTGGGCAAAGCCAAGAGAAAATGAGGCTCGTTTTTTCTGGAAGCATAAAGATGGTAAGAAAGCTATTCACTTAAGCTTTGATAAAGATTCTAAAGAATTTATTGGGATAAACGCCTTCGGAATTAGGATGCGTCATGAGTTTTTCGACAAAGTATTAACCGAAAAGAAATCTGTAATTCATGTACTTCAACATTTAGCTGATGCAAATTTTGATCCTGAGTTTTATAAACAGTATGAACAAGAAATTATTTCAAAATTCAATAAGGCACATGGAACTAATATTCAGGCTAAAAAGAAAAGTTGGAAACGCATATTTAGCAAAGCATAATTAATTAGCATACAATGAAAGTGATTAAAAATATAGGTTTAGTACTCTCTCTAATTGGGTTTGCTATTTTTACAGCGAGTATGTTTATCGGAACGAATAATGTTTCCGAAGAAACATTTAATAATTGGGCTTCACAAAAAGTAAAAAGTGAATTTTTTATTGAAAAAGCGAAACAAGATATTGTTGGTAAAGAATTGACTGCTTATCAATTATCATCTAAAATAATTGATATCGCTAAACAATCAAATGAATTTCAAAAAAGTAAAGATGAAATTGCCTGGGAAAAAATTATTCATATAAAATGGAATAAAACGTATAAAGATTTTGTGTATCCGTTAGTAAGAGCTTCGGCTACTGGTTGGGTAGTTCAAAATCAAGGATTCTTCTTCTTCCTTACCTTCGGATTAGCCATTTTAGGTGGTTTACTATTCTTTGGTGCAGACTATCAATTATTAGGACCTCCTGGAATAAAAAATAATGGGATTTTTCAGCATTCGGCAACAAACAGAGGAATTCTTGGAATGGTAGCATTCGTGTTTTTCGTAGGATTTTATATGTTGCTATATTTCTTCCCTAACTACTTAATCAATCCAATTTTATCTGTAAATGGCGTTAGTAAAAGTTTAAGTGGAAATGAGTCAAGTCAGTGGTTCTTATATGGATTTATGTATTGTGCAGTAATGACAGTTTTCGCTGTACGTATGTTCATAAAATACCGTCATAACAACTATCAGATTGTTAGAACATTAGTTGTTCTGTTCTTTCAAATTGCATTTGCTTTTTTAATTCCTGAAATATTAGTTGCCTTTAATAAACCTTGGTTTGATTTTAAAAATGCTTGGCCATTAAACTATTCTTTCTTTTTTGATTGGAATATTAATAGTTTAATCGAAAATGGAAATATGGGAATATTCATGTTGGTTTGGGGAATTATTTTAACATTGGTAATTATTCCTGTAATGGTTTACTTCTATGGAAAAAGATGGTACTGTTCTTGGGTTTGTGGATGTGGTGGATTAGCCGAAACTTTAGGAGATCCTTACCGTCAATTATCAAGTAAATCTCTATTCTCTTGGAAAGTTGAACGTTGGTTAATTCATGGAGTTTTAGTGTTTGCGACATTAATGACTGCCTTGACTTTATATACCTATTTTGCAGAAATTGAAAGTTGGAAAGAAGTTGCTTTTGGGTTATCTGCTTATGATATTCAAAGTTCATACGGATTCTTAATCGGATCTATTTTTTCTGGAGTTATTGGAACAGGTTTTTATCCAATTTTAGGTAACCGTGTTTGGTGTCGTTTTGGTTGTCCATTAGCTGCGTACATGGGTTTAGTGCAACGTTTCAAATCAAGATTCAGAATTACAACTAATGGTGGACAATGTATTTCTTGTGGAAATTGTTCTACCTATTGTGAACAAGGAATTGATGTTCGATCTTATGCTCAAAAAGGAGAAAACATTGTTCGTTCGAGCTGCGTTGGATGTGGTGTTTGTTCTGCTGTTTGTCCAAGAGGAGTTTTAAAACTTGAAAATGGTCCAGAAAAAGGTAGAATTAATCCTACTCAAGTTTTATTAGGAAATGATGTTGATTTATTAGAATTAATGAATGAAAAATAGACCAAAAATCACTTTAATTCTCTTATTTCTAGCCTATTCTTGTTTTGCTCAAAAAGTTTATCAAAAAAACTATCTTGATAATGGTAAAATAAAGTCTGAAGGGTGGATGGAAAATGACAAAAAAGAAAAATATTGGGTTTTCAATTATAAAAATGAGAATAATAAAGAGAAAGGTCATTATAACAATGGTCTAAGAAATAAATATTGGTACTTTTACAACCGAGATACGTCTAAGAGTAAGGAAGGATACTTTGTTAAAAGCCTGAAAAACAAATGGTAGCTATTCTATGATAATAAGTAAATATTAATCATAAATGCCCATTGAAGAATAATAGAAAGGATGGCTATTGTTTTAACTGAACTGGTAATACTTCCAAATTTGAAAACGAAAAAAATAAAAAAGGGAAGAGATTAATCCTCTTTTTTAAAAGAGGATTAATCTGAACGATTTAAATAGCCCATGGAACCCAGAATTATAGTTATTATTCCGGCATACAATGAGCAAAACTCAATTGCCAAAGTGATTAATGATATTCCAAAAAGTGTAAGTGAAGTTATTGTTGTTAGTAATAACTCTACAGATAATACAGAATTAAATGCAACAAATGCTGGAGCTACGGTACTTCAAGAAAAAAGAAGAGGTTATGGTTATGCTTGTTTAAAAGGGATGGAATACATTACTAAACAAGGAAAAAAACCAGATATCATCGTTTTTTTGGATGGTGATTATTCTGATTATCCTGAACAACTTGATGAAATTACTGCTCCGATTATTAATGATGATATTGATTTTGTCATTGGTTCTAGAGTTAAAAGACTTCGTGAAAATGGTTCTATGACTCCACAACAAGTTTTTGGAAATTGGTTAGCAACTTTTTTAATGAAAGTCTTTTTTGGAGCAAAGTTCACAGATTTAGGTCCTTTTAGAGCTATAAAATTCGATAAGTTATTGGCGCTAGAAATGGAAGATAAAACCTACGGTTGGACTGTAGAGA contains:
- a CDS encoding transglutaminase-like domain-containing protein, which produces MKKILLIGNVLYLLFCNSILYSQDIHIKNMSEIIEVKEDSSFVRNVSVIFKESKEPYFYPIFYDGELENISNVKLFNKKKRREKPITKVKTYEEDAKLDFITSTKVKYVLIPPEKEIKLSYSSSCKELMYFSSLAFFSHNKTDTINYRIEVPKKFNLVHNTIFKESLSYYKIDSTKTDLNSIWNIKVSPQKVEPDPFQLFGVYKNKKTPLMRIIVTPNSYKNRPANYINDWYKGEVSLKKGLNFEVKKKIDALTSNINSPSEIVNVLYNYVRNNFKYVAIEVGMGAFIPTHANTVYNNKEGDCKDLSNFLSEALNYKGIKSDIALAATFDHISDCNFPSLSSANHVITTAYINNEIILLDPTDPIHRERTPVESLQDRTIFIVNDNGGKYYKVKSFTPEQNKILYQLNLKVNATDVEGDFKVSYEGISSNFLKYRFKNKSIKERTEYEKVFYEEIFRNQSISKLELLKDSDKLAYKGEISVSSKTFDDDKSKYLFIDFLPKIIETESRDSFIEGINSGNPFHKVVRANISLNEPVLNFKPIVHNYEEDGVSLKVTIKLISNQEIECNYDFVLNHIYLEEENVNKTNEILKSFKKIINEPIILEKQKS
- a CDS encoding glycoside hydrolase family 113, which gives rise to MKINLYFLVVGVTFFLSCNSQKEKINGLSFVSSSEAINDKHVQPVKKSSANYVSLMPFGFIKDVSSPNIRYNSKWQWFGEKKEGIHQYASAFKKEQIKIMLKPQIWVSRGEFTGFIEMKSEEKWKQLEETYSKFILEYAKVAEEINAEIFCIGTELEKFVINRPLYWTKLIREVKMVYSGKLTYAANWDEFKRVPFWSELDYIGVDAYFPLSDKKSPTVEEFEAGWNSHKTVIVNLQKKFNKPILFTEFGYRSIHYTGKEPWKSDRIEGEVDLHAQSNATQAIYNQFWKEDWFAGGFLWKWFHNHEKSGGTNNNRFTPQNKPVEKLIQILYAQ
- a CDS encoding NAD(P)/FAD-dependent oxidoreductase: MEHIVIIGNGVSGVTAARHIRKLSDKKITIISSETSHFFSRTALMYIYMGHMKFENTKPYEDWFWSKNRIELKQARVASIDTKNKNLNLENSESFSYDKLIIAAGSKPNKFGWSGQDLNGVMGMYHKQDLESLEKYAPNNKVCKRAVIVGGGLIGIELAEMLHSRNIPVTFLVREKSFWNGVLPDQESEMINQEIIDNHIDLRLGVNLKEIKSDEKGQVKSIVIAETGEEIECNVVGLTAGVSPNIKFVKSSEIESNRGVLVNRSLETNIKDVYAIGDCAEQREAIGQRRPIEAVWYTGRMMGETVAQTICGNPTEYRPGHWFNSAKFIDIEYQTYGWVWAKPRENEARFFWKHKDGKKAIHLSFDKDSKEFIGINAFGIRMRHEFFDKVLTEKKSVIHVLQHLADANFDPEFYKQYEQEIISKFNKAHGTNIQAKKKSWKRIFSKA
- a CDS encoding 4Fe-4S binding protein, giving the protein MKVIKNIGLVLSLIGFAIFTASMFIGTNNVSEETFNNWASQKVKSEFFIEKAKQDIVGKELTAYQLSSKIIDIAKQSNEFQKSKDEIAWEKIIHIKWNKTYKDFVYPLVRASATGWVVQNQGFFFFLTFGLAILGGLLFFGADYQLLGPPGIKNNGIFQHSATNRGILGMVAFVFFVGFYMLLYFFPNYLINPILSVNGVSKSLSGNESSQWFLYGFMYCAVMTVFAVRMFIKYRHNNYQIVRTLVVLFFQIAFAFLIPEILVAFNKPWFDFKNAWPLNYSFFFDWNINSLIENGNMGIFMLVWGIILTLVIIPVMVYFYGKRWYCSWVCGCGGLAETLGDPYRQLSSKSLFSWKVERWLIHGVLVFATLMTALTLYTYFAEIESWKEVAFGLSAYDIQSSYGFLIGSIFSGVIGTGFYPILGNRVWCRFGCPLAAYMGLVQRFKSRFRITTNGGQCISCGNCSTYCEQGIDVRSYAQKGENIVRSSCVGCGVCSAVCPRGVLKLENGPEKGRINPTQVLLGNDVDLLELMNEK
- a CDS encoding glycosyltransferase family 2 protein: MEPRIIVIIPAYNEQNSIAKVINDIPKSVSEVIVVSNNSTDNTELNATNAGATVLQEKRRGYGYACLKGMEYITKQGKKPDIIVFLDGDYSDYPEQLDEITAPIINDDIDFVIGSRVKRLRENGSMTPQQVFGNWLATFLMKVFFGAKFTDLGPFRAIKFDKLLALEMEDKTYGWTVEMQLKAIKRKFTYTEIPVKYRNRIGVSKVSGTVKGTILAGVKILTWIFKYSFK